A genomic window from Caldalkalibacillus uzonensis includes:
- a CDS encoding DUF5808 domain-containing protein — translation MWWFVCVVFGVVFIFNTCLFSYIPVGRKEQAYFGVRVAPEFYQSAEGRGYYSRFLTCFLPVTAVPFGICVLLLFAAPLWGMVVAQMVLVGQLVWFMVLYVRFHKAVSPFEQERVPNRRGRVSVSIRPRLSREYVYPAWESPALLLLSMMLGVTGYLYPHLPEIIHTVYHLAGAEVPIGRASIWTIPLLAMFYYAAVTIFQRFIPLVKLNYPSRQTEEYEDLVHKRMVLNSKAAAVTKAVLMLIFIVLQINKLMEHLGIAGSGLWFGLSMGLLWIGGITAFIIYYLKHQHIQEQIEKICTSDHPDPQLQESNYRMWYFGYVYYNPDDPSIFVERRRGAGVDLNYAQPISWAYIAGMVTIFPTLFLSLRVFV, via the coding sequence ATGTGGTGGTTTGTCTGTGTTGTGTTTGGTGTTGTCTTCATCTTTAATACTTGTTTGTTTAGCTATATTCCGGTAGGCAGAAAGGAGCAGGCTTACTTTGGGGTACGCGTGGCGCCGGAGTTTTACCAGAGTGCTGAGGGAAGGGGCTATTATAGCCGCTTTTTAACCTGTTTTCTCCCGGTGACAGCGGTTCCATTTGGGATCTGTGTTCTGCTCTTGTTTGCCGCTCCTTTGTGGGGGATGGTGGTGGCTCAGATGGTGTTAGTTGGCCAACTGGTGTGGTTTATGGTGCTGTATGTGCGTTTTCACAAAGCGGTCAGTCCATTTGAACAGGAACGGGTACCTAACCGCCGGGGACGGGTCAGTGTCTCTATCAGACCCCGTTTAAGCCGGGAGTATGTTTATCCCGCCTGGGAAAGTCCGGCTTTGCTCTTGTTGTCCATGATGTTAGGGGTGACAGGTTATCTGTATCCGCACTTGCCGGAGATCATTCATACGGTGTACCACTTAGCCGGAGCTGAAGTACCCATAGGACGGGCCAGCATCTGGACCATTCCCCTGCTGGCGATGTTTTATTATGCGGCCGTTACGATTTTCCAGCGGTTTATCCCTCTGGTTAAGCTCAATTACCCCTCCCGTCAGACTGAGGAATATGAGGATTTGGTGCACAAGCGTATGGTCCTGAATAGCAAAGCAGCCGCGGTCACGAAGGCTGTCTTGATGCTCATCTTTATCGTTTTACAAATCAACAAATTAATGGAACACCTAGGGATAGCAGGGAGCGGGTTATGGTTTGGCCTCAGCATGGGCCTGTTATGGATTGGCGGCATAACAGCGTTCATTATCTATTACCTAAAACATCAGCACATCCAGGAACAGATTGAAAAAATATGCACCTCAGATCATCCAGATCCCCAATTACAAGAGTCAAACTACCGGATGTGGTATTTTGGCTATGTGTATTACAATCCCGATGATCCGTCCATTTTTGTGGAGCGAAGACGAGGAGCCGGGGTTGATCTTAATTATGCCCAGCCGATCAGTTGGGCTTACATCGCTGGGATGGTGACGATATTCCCTACGCTTTTCTTGTCG